The Corvus moneduloides isolate bCorMon1 chromosome 28, bCorMon1.pri, whole genome shotgun sequence genome includes the window gtccccagatCACCCATGGCAGGGACCAGGCATGGAGAGGTTGGGATAACGCTCCCAGAATTCCACAGGGAatcattcccagtgtccccagatCACCCACAGTGGGACCAGGCGTGGAGGGGTTGGGATAACgctcccaaaatcccacagGGAGTCATTCCCGCTGTCCCCAGGTCGGCGCCCGGCCGCCATCGTGTCCCCCGCGGCGGGCACCACGCGGGACGTGCTGGACGTGGCGCTGGACATCGGCGGGTACCCGCTGGTGCTCAGCGACACCGCGGGGCTGCGCCCGGCCACCGACCCCGTGGAGCGCGAGGGGGTGACCCGAGCACGGCACCGGTGAGGTTCGGAGGGGGGGGTGGAGAGAGCCGGGAGGAAGTTTTGGGGTGACCCCCACAGCTCGGACAGCGAGGTGACATTGCCGCGTGTcgccaggctgtgccaggctgaCCTGGTGCTGGCCGTGCTGGATGCCACCTCGGTGTCACCCACGCCGCTGGCTCTGGGCGCTGCGCTGGCCGCCCTGGAGCCGCCCCCGGACACCCCCTGCGTGCTGGTGCTCAACAAGGCCGACCTGctgggggggctccgggggtCGCTGAGTGCCACCTGTGCCCGGacaccccctgagccccctgccACCCTCCTGTCCTGCAAGACGGGCGAGGGGCTGGAGTcactcctggagctgctggcgcagcagctggcacagctgtgagTTCGGCGGGCGGGGGGGAATCCCAAACCTTCATCCCGGGTTTTTGGTGCGCTCCGGGCTGGCTGATCCCGCTTTTCCAGGTGCGGGGATCCCCTTTTGGGGTCTCCCAGCCTGACGCAGAGCCGGCACAGCCGCCACCTCGGTGCCTGCGCGGCGGCGCTGGCGCGGTTCGGccgcggggacagcggggacctGGCGGTGGCAGCGGAGCAGCTGCGCTTGGCACGGCGAGAGCTGGGCAGGATCACCGGGCACGTGGGCGCCGAGGATGTCCTGGATATtatttttagggatttttgtGTTGGGAAGTGatggggggatgggggaggggggggggttCGCTGTGGGGTCCCCCCTCCGGTGTTGCTGTGGTGTCACCGGGATTAAACCGTGGTGCCTTTGGTGGCTTTGGTGGTGTCACCTCGCTGGTGGCCGTGTTTGGGAGCGTGGAGCCGGCCCCgaatgtgaggaaaaaaccccGGGAAAAGCCCCATTTCCTGGCCAGGGGGACAAACACGGAGCAGGAGCGGCTGGAAGGGAAAAGCCACCCCGGGTGTCCCCGCCTTGGGGTGTCCCCGCGCCCGGTGTTGACGTGGGGCGCATCCCTgtgccccaaaccccccccTCACACCCTAAAGATGCACCgtgggggggatttgggaccGCCGGGATCCATCCCAACCCATGGAATTCCCCCAAGCCGTGGGagatgtggggtttttctgggCCACCCCAAAAGTGACCGCtccttggggacaccccccGTGTCACCCTCCGGGCTCGGGAAGCGCCTGGTGCTCCGAGATTATCCATGGAGGAACTCCAGGAAATCCTCTGGCGGTGCTGAGtcgctccccccgccccggaCCCTCAGTGAGCCTTTGTCACCTTTGTCACCTTGGTCACCTCGACCCCATCCTGCCCGCTGGGCGCTTGCCGGGGCATCGCCATCCCTTTGGGGAgggtggcaggaggtggcagcGCCCTTATCCCGGCATGGACGCGGCTTGGGGGACACTTGGGATGGCGCAGGAGGGGGCCGGGGAGGGGACAAGGGACACTCTGGGAGCTCTCGGTGGCGCCGAGGCGCTGGCAGGGAGCGCCTGGCGTGCGGGCAGAGGCGGCGGGGCAGGAAAAGGATTTTCCACAGGAAGCGCGGCCATAAATCCCGGAGTGACGGCCGGGAATGAATCCCTGCCCCGCTCCGGagagggggcggggggggttGGGGGCCAGCTCAGTCCCTCGTCCTTGGGGACAAGGACATCCCTGTCCCTCGTCCTCGGGCGTTTCCCACCCTTGTGCGGAGCCGGGATGGAATTCCCGCTCGCCACGCCggtttttccatggatttccaTCCACACACGTGCAGCGAGTTGTCCCCAAATTGGGGGCCGGCTGTTGTCCCGCTCCAGCCAGAAGGCGGGGATACAtctgagggggggggggggacacgcgggaggagggggtttggggacacggggacaaAGGCAGGGTGGCCCTCGGGCCGGGGGTTGCCATCCGTGCTGCGGGAAGCACCTCCTGGGCGGCTCCTGGTTTTTCCATGCGTTTTTCCAGCGTTATCCGCTGTGGGGAAAATGAGATCAGGTCTCCGGTACCCCCAGGACCCCTGGGCAGCCCgcggggggggtccctgtgtcacctctgtcccctcaCCTGGGGTTCTTCAGGGTGGCCGTGTACTGCtccatcacctgcagcatccgCTGGAGCTCCTCCAGGTTCTTCTTTCCtggtgggattgggattgggattgggattgggattgggattgggatgggcACCCAGGGGGACACGGTGGCCCCACAGAGTGTCCCCCAGTCCCTCCAGGGACTCACCCATGGTGCCCAAGGTCGCCGGGTTCCTCAGGATTTCCATGTAGGAGCCGGTGCCAGGGAAGGAGCCCAAGTggccggcgctgcccggcaCCCGCGAGCCCAGCAGGTCCAGGTGGGACATCTGgggggggggcagcgggggcagTGGTCAGCGGGGGCAGTGGTCAGCGGGGCACCGGGCAAGGGTGGCACCCGTCAGAGTCAAGCAGCAGtcactggtggcactggtcAGCAGTGGCAcggtccccatgtccccagtgccccaatgccccgtgtccccaagggAGTCCCCGTGCTCCCAATGCCCCTATGGCCCCACATCCCCGGGGCCCCAtgggtgtccccatgtccctatgggtgtccctgtgtccccaagggtgtccccatgtccctgtgtccccatgggtgtccccatgtccctatgggtgtccctgtgtccccaagggtgtccccatgtccctgtgtccccatgggtgtccctgtgtccccatgggTGTCCCTATGTCCCCAtgggtgtccccatgtccctgtgtccccaagggtgtccccatgtccctgtgtccccatgggtgtccctgtgtccccatgggtgtccccatgtccccagtaCCCCATGTCCCTATGTCCCCAAgggtgtccccatgtccccaaggctgtccccatgtccccaaggcTGTCCCCATATCCCCAATaccccatgtccctgtgtccccatgagtgtccccatgtccccaaggctgtccccatgtccccaaggcTGTCCCCATATCCCCAATaccccatgtccctgtgtccccatgagtgtccccatgtccccaaggctgtccccatgtccccaaggcTGTCCCCATATCCCCAATaccccatgtccctgtgtccccatgagtgtccccatgtccccaaggctgtccccatgtccccacctTGGCGCCCATGCAGACCCCGAGCTGCTCCCTCAGCGCCTCCGCctgcgccgccgccgctctcctcttctcctccagctccttccccaccttctccttctccgcctccagcttcctcctctcctccacccCGTCCCTCTCCCGCTTCTCCAGGCCCTGGAtcctcctctccagctcctgcatcTCCCGGGAGCAGttgagctggcactgctgcacgCTCAGCTCGCAGGTGTTCTTGTGGATGTAGCGGGCGTCGCGCTCCTGCTGCCACCGGAACAGCCCCTCCGTgcgctcctgcagctgcttcagctCGTCCTCGGCCTCTCTGCACCCGATTTGCTTCACCAGCTCCGTGACCCTCTGGAATTTGTCACCCATGTCACCCTTGAGGGAGCGGCACTCGCgtctctgcagctccagctcggTCCTGCTGAAGTCCCCCATGGTCTTGGCGCTCTGCAGGTCCTGCTGgcacctgtccctgtcctgggtGGCTTTGGCCAGCGTGGCCTCGCTCTGCCGGCTCCTTTCCTCCAGGTTTTTCTTGGATAACGTGGCCTGGTCCAGCTGccgctgcagctgcagcttctcgGCTTGGGGGGAGCGCATGGGGAGTTGGGGGACGGGGGTTTGGCTTCCCCCCGGGTGCCACCCCATGGCTCGGGGTGACGcctctgcctggcacaggggtggggggagggttGGGGGTGCCTaggagggtgggaggggagaGTTAGGGGGGTCCTCAAAGGGTGGGAGGGGGTCCTGGAGTTCCgaagggggtgggaagggggtgCTGGGAGTGGGAAGGGGGTGCTGGAGGTCCccaggagggtgggaagggaatcctggggggtccccagggggTTCGGGGGGTCCCCAGAAGGGTGGGATGGGAGAGTTGGGGGTCCCCAAACGGTGGGAAGAGGGTTCTGGATGTCCCCAGGAGGGTGGGAAAGGGGTTCTGGGGGTCCtcggggggtgctgggggtccccagagggatgggaatggggttCTGGGCTTCCAGAGGCGGTGCTGGGAGTCCCCaggagggtgggatgggagagTTGGGGGTCCCCAAACGGTGGGAAGAGGGTTCTGGATGTCCCCAGGAGGGTGGGAAAGGGGTTCTGGGGGTCCTCGGGGGGTGCTGGGAGTCCccaggagggtgggaagggggtCCCCAAGGTTTTCGGGGGGGTCTCTTACCGCTGCAGGAGGTGTTGATGAGGGCGCTGGTCATGCGGCACTCGGCCAACCTCAGCTGCAGGTACACGacctcctgcagctggggggaggaagaggaggaagaggaggagaggggtCAGAGCATCCCAAAACCACCCCCCGGCATCAGCCAGGACCCCACAGGGAATGGAGAGAACGCTgggggatgaggaggaagaggaggaggaggaggagaagggtcAGAGCATCCCACAAAGACCTCCCAGCATCGCTTCGTGGGTTCTGTGAGAATTccgggggctggggaggaggaggaggaggaggaggggggggggggaggggttcAGAACATCCCAAAACCACCCCCCGGCATCAGCCAGGTCCCcacagggaaagaggagaatCCTGGGtgatgaggaggaagatgaggaggaaggggggggaCGGTCAGAGGATCCCACAAAGATTCCCCTGGTATCGCCTCGTGAGCACCTcggggctgaggaggaggagaaatgaggatgaggaagaggagaggggtCAGAGCATCCCAAAAGAAACCCCCGGCACCACCTCAGGAGTGCTGGGAGAGCTCcaggggctgaggaggaggaggagggcaaggaagaggatgaagaggGGTCAGAACAGCCCGAGAACATCCCCCGGCATCATCCAGGTCCCCACAGGGAACGGAGAGAGcgccggggctggggaggaggaagaggaggaggagaagggtcAGAGAATCCCCAAAGGAACCCCCGGCACCACCTcaggggcactgggagagctccaggggctgaggaagaggagaaggacgaggaagaagaggaggagaggggtCAGAACATCCCAAAAGGACCTCCCGGCATCACTCTGTGGGCTCTGTGAGAATTCCGGGGACTGGagaagatgaggaggaagaagaagagagggGTCAGAACATCCCCGAGGATCCCCCGGCGTCACCTCCTGGGTGCTGCGGGAGCTCCAGGGGAAcgggaggatgaggaagaggaggaggagaggggtcAGAGAATCCCAAAAGGGACCCCCGGCACCACCTCACGGACGCCGGGAGAGCTCcaggggctgaggaggaggaggacgaaaggaggagaagaagaggaggagaggggtCAGAGAATCCCAAAAGGGACACCCGGCACCCCCTTAGGGGCGCTGGGAGAGTTCcaggggctgaggaggaggaggaggacgacgaaaaggaggagaaggaagaagaggagaggggTCAGAGAATCCCAAAAAGGGACCCCCGGCACCACCTCACGGATGCCGGGAGAGCTCcaggggctgaggaggaggaggacgaaaaggaggagaagaagaggaggagaagggtcAGAGAATCCCAAAAGGGACCCCCGGCACCACCTCACGGATGCCGGGAGAGCTCCAGGAGAACGGGACGATGAcaaagaggaggatgaggaggacgaggacCCCGAGATTGAAACCCGCTCGGCCAAAACCCCCCCGTGGCGATTTGGGGCTGGGGTTGGGGGGTTTCACATTGGCACCACCGCCGAGACGCGCGGGGCACGAGGAGGAGACGACAGCAGCGTTCCCGCCGGGAATTTgccagccccaaatccctgcccGAATCCCGGGATTCACCTGCGGCACGCTGCCGGAAGCCTGGCTGCTGTTAcacttctccagctccctctgcaccTTCAGCGCCAGCCCCTGCAGCTTGTCCTTGTCCTTGAGGGTGGCGTTGAGGGCGCGGCTCAGGTTGGCCTTGGTGGCATCCAGGGCGACGATCCTGCGGTAGTGGCTCTGcacctgctcctccagcagcctcagGTGGGTGTCGGTGCCCGCCTGGGCGTTGCCGTACACCATGAAGAGCACGAGCCCCAGGATGATGAGGAATTGGATCAGCGaggtgaaaaggaaaatgtacttGACGTAAAACCCGCAATCCCGCTTCGGGATCGCCTCCTTGCGCTCCAAGCCGAACTTGGCCATGGCGAAGCTGCTCTTCTCCATCCTCGCTTCAGCTCTGGCCGCCCCACCCCGCCGGGACCCCGCTTTTtagggggggtggggggagatcGTGGCGGGGCGGAGCTGCTCCCGACGCGGTGTTTGTATCCCGGGATTTAATATTTCCTCCTGCCGGGCTCTTTCCTGCTGTGCCGGATGCTCCCGAGGACCCCGCCGGGTTATCAGGGCGCAGCTTCTGCTGGCGCGGGGATTGTTGTTCCTGgagtggggaaggaaaaaaaaaaaaaaaaaaacccacggGATTCTGTTCCCCCCATCCCGTTTTCGTGCCTGGCGCTCTCCTGGAATTGTCTCCCGCCCCGAAATTCCCAGCCCGGCGTGAGAATTCCAGGGAATGATCCCGCCGGGTTATCAGAGCGCTGGGATTGTTGTTCGTGGagtggagaggggagggaaaaatgggatCCCATTCCTTCACCCCATTTCGGTGCCCGGCGCGCccctggaatttttttcctgccccgAAATTCCCAGCCCGGCGCAGGAATTCGATCCCGCCGGGTTATCAGAGCGCTGGGATTGTTGTTCTGGGGTGGAGAGGGAAATAAACCTGGATCCCATTCTTTCACCCCATTTCGGTGCCCGGCGCGCCCCTGGAATTTTCTCCCGCCCCAAAATTACGGGATCCCATTCCCCCCATCCCGTTTCTGTGCACAGGACATCCCTGgaatttttctccctccccgAAATTCCCACCCCCGGCACGGGAATTCCAGGGAATGATCCCGCCGGGTTCTCAGGGCGCAGCTTCTGCTGGCGCTGGGATTGTTGCTCCTGaggtggaaagggaaaaaaacctgggatCCCATTCCCCCCACCCCATTTCTGTGCACAGGACATCCCTGGAATTTTTCTCCCGCCCCGAAATTCCCACCCCCGGCACGGGAATTCCAAGGAATTCGATCCCGCCGGGTTCTCAGGGCGCTGGCGCTGGGATTGTTGTTCCTGgagtggagaaggaaaaaaaacctcgGATCCCATTCCCCCATCCCATTTCGGTGCCCGGCGCGCCCCTGGAATTGTGtcccaccccaaaattcccactCCCGGCACGGGAACTCCAGGGAATTCGATCCCGCcgggaaggcagggatgggacGATGGAGGGGACCCCGATGGTGGCCCGGGGGTGGCACCGAGTGACGCGGGCACGAAGCCACCGTGGGAAGGCAGCGGGGACAGGGATACCGGGAGCTGCTCTGCCGCGGCTTCCCAGCATCCTTGGATCCGCTTTGAAGCGGGTTTCCAGGAAAGTTGGATTTTCCTGCGGCCGTATCCTGTGCAAAGGGCAGCGCCGCATCCGGGCCCCCCCTCCCCGAACCCCCCCTTCCCCTCGGGGGgatccccccgtgcccccctgACCCTGGAGGGGACAGCGGTGACATCCCAGTGTCCCGGTGAGGCGCTACCGATCTCTGGTAGGTGACACTGAAGATGtttcccacccctcccccctccccaaattccagcatttcccccccaaaaattccagcattttccccaaattccagcgttttccccaaaatccccgGATTTCCTCCCAAATTTCTTGTCCCCCTCCAAATTTCGGCGCCGCGCGCCCCAAAATTTCTTGTCCCCTCCTCCGGATTTCAgcaatcccaaaccccaaatccgCGTGGGCCCAGCGCAGCCCCACAAAGGTTTGGGATGGGGCGGGGAGCTGGGAACAGCGTTCCCACGGTGTGGGGGCGGCTTAATTACAGCGGGGGGCTAATTATAGCGGGGGTTAATTGGGGATGGCACAAAGGGGGAACGGGACCTCTGTCGGGATCCCGGGAGGCTGCGAGGAGCCCTCGGGATGGGATCCAGGAGGGAGCATCCCAACGGCGACAGCGGCGGTCAGGGGTCCGGCAGTGTCCCCTCGGGGGGCCGGGGGTGGCGGTGTCCCCTCGGGGGGGTCCGGCAGTGTCCCCTCGGGGGGCCGGGGGTGGCGGTGTCCCCTCGGGGGGTCCGGCAGTGTCCCCTCGGTGGGGTCCGGCAGTGTCCCCTCGGAGGGTCTGGCAGTGTCCCCTCGGTGGGGATGGCGGTGGCAGTGTCCCCTCGGGGGGTCCGGCAGTGTCCCCTCGGTGGTCGAGGGGTGGCAATGTCCCCTCGGTGGGGATGGCGGTGTCCCCTCGGTGGGGATGGCAGTGTCCCCTCGGTGGGGTCCGGCAGTGTCCCCTCGGGGGTGTCCGGCAGTGTCCCCTCGGTGGGGATGGTGGTGGCAGTGTCCCCTCGGGGGGTCCGGCAGTGTCCCCTCGGTGGGGATGGCAGTGACAGTGTCCCCTCGGTGGGGATGGCAGTGTCCCCTCGGTGGGGATGGCGGTGGCAGTGTCCCCTCGGTGGGGATGGTGGTGGCAGTGTCCCCTCGGTGGGGATGGCGGTGGCAGTGTCCCCTCGGTGGGGATGGCAGTGTCCCCTCGGTGGGGATGGTGGTGGCAGTGTCCCCTCGGTGGGGATGGCGGTGGCAGTGTCCCCTCGGTGGGGATGGCAGTGTCCCCTCGGTGGGGATGGCAGTGGCAGTGTCCCCTCGGTGGGGATGGCAGTGTCCCCTCGGTGGGGATGGCAGTGTCCCCTCGGTGGGGATGGTGGTGGCAGTGTCCCCTCGGTGGGGATGGCGGTGGCAGTGTCCCCTCGGTGGGGATGGTGGTGGCAGTGTCCCCTCGGTGGGGATGGCAGTGTCCCCTCGGTGGGGATGGTGGTGGCAGTGTCCCCTCGGTGGGGATGGCAGTGTCCCCTCGGTGGGGATGGCAGTGGCAGTGTCCCCTCGGTGGGGATGGCGGTGGCAGTGTCCCCTCGGTGGGGATGGCAGTGTCCCCTCGGTGGGGATGGCGGTGGCAGTGTCCCCTCGGTGGGGATG containing:
- the PLVAP gene encoding plasmalemma vesicle-associated protein; this translates as MEKSSFAMAKFGLERKEAIPKRDCGFYVKYIFLFTSLIQFLIILGLVLFMVYGNAQAGTDTHLRLLEEQVQSHYRRIVALDATKANLSRALNATLKDKDKLQGLALKVQRELEKCNSSQASGSVPQLQEVVYLQLRLAECRMTSALINTSCSAEKLQLQRQLDQATLSKKNLEERSRQSEATLAKATQDRDRCQQDLQSAKTMGDFSRTELELQRRECRSLKGDMGDKFQRVTELVKQIGCREAEDELKQLQERTEGLFRWQQERDARYIHKNTCELSVQQCQLNCSREMQELERRIQGLEKRERDGVEERRKLEAEKEKVGKELEEKRRAAAAQAEALREQLGVCMGAKMSHLDLLGSRVPGSAGHLGSFPGTGSYMEILRNPATLGTMGKKNLEELQRMLQVMEQYTATLKNPSG